Proteins from a single region of Thermococcus sp. CX2:
- a CDS encoding GNAT family N-acetyltransferase, whose protein sequence is MILRGRVIGSEIPRFKHRWFGILEVETEKGRLKLYMTGNAAQWFLSGDEVEIHLKKEPEEEILDFDDYELYKFYSGDKVKVWPLWEKTFEAKRFSPLTGELLYTYRIRAREAKYESDFEAIAELEQYHYASQKEKVALWRCENGHIFEANTKESCPVCGSDNVHILEIKGSTPASRFLILELENREEYEPRILAYVRIDPPIPLMHRRLPNGEVERNIREKVFPEDWFKPAFWPERIMRELYEELKRKHTRRVARSMLWEEAKWRALRETNTAGARIARVVVHPDYRSDGLGQLSVKAALEWIAERRIPEMRKRKHIVETIAQMARYNPFFEKVGFKFLWETASGRPVLFYPLSDEAKEYIERFLREDPYAPKDGRLWRPSYGRVEPLSGPIVFKNVSKVFESELDVKGLPEEIQELLKAFGVRHRVIQRPVLRNLDFELKPGELVAIVGASGAGKTTLLRLILGAARGYWEEKYRPTVGEIGVPDNVKVSVLIPGEFEPEFGSESILEHVYRKIRDLNAAVEILNRAGLSDAVLYRARFGELSTGQKERAKIASLLAEKPNLLLIDEFAAHLDTLTAMRVAKKVAEIIREAGITALIITHRPEVLKALDPDKVLFVGYGTARIEEKTKEGRT, encoded by the coding sequence ATGATTCTTCGGGGCAGGGTAATTGGCAGCGAAATCCCGCGCTTCAAACACCGGTGGTTTGGGATTCTTGAGGTCGAGACCGAGAAGGGAAGGCTCAAGCTCTACATGACGGGCAACGCCGCCCAGTGGTTCCTGAGCGGTGATGAGGTAGAGATTCACCTCAAGAAAGAGCCGGAGGAAGAAATCCTCGACTTCGACGACTACGAGCTCTACAAATTTTATTCGGGTGATAAGGTCAAGGTCTGGCCGCTGTGGGAAAAGACGTTCGAGGCAAAGCGCTTTTCTCCCCTGACTGGAGAGCTCCTCTACACCTACAGGATACGCGCGAGAGAGGCAAAATACGAGAGCGACTTCGAGGCTATAGCCGAGCTGGAGCAGTACCACTACGCCAGCCAGAAGGAGAAGGTGGCCTTATGGCGCTGTGAAAACGGCCACATCTTCGAGGCCAACACGAAGGAGAGCTGCCCAGTCTGCGGGAGCGACAATGTTCACATCCTCGAAATCAAGGGCTCAACCCCAGCGTCGCGCTTCTTGATTCTCGAGCTGGAGAACAGGGAGGAGTACGAGCCGAGGATTCTAGCATACGTCCGCATTGATCCGCCCATTCCGCTGATGCACAGGCGTTTGCCGAACGGCGAGGTGGAAAGGAACATTCGCGAAAAGGTCTTTCCAGAGGACTGGTTTAAGCCCGCTTTCTGGCCCGAGAGAATAATGAGGGAGCTATACGAGGAGCTGAAGAGGAAGCACACCAGGAGAGTAGCCCGCTCCATGCTCTGGGAGGAGGCAAAGTGGAGGGCCCTGAGGGAGACGAACACAGCTGGAGCAAGGATAGCGCGCGTCGTTGTTCACCCAGACTACCGCTCCGACGGATTGGGCCAATTAAGCGTCAAGGCAGCACTGGAGTGGATTGCCGAGAGAAGAATCCCCGAGATGAGAAAGAGGAAACACATAGTCGAGACCATAGCTCAAATGGCCCGCTACAACCCATTCTTCGAGAAGGTCGGCTTTAAGTTCCTCTGGGAGACCGCGAGCGGGAGACCGGTTCTCTTTTACCCGCTCAGCGATGAGGCTAAGGAATACATAGAGCGCTTTTTGAGGGAAGACCCCTACGCCCCGAAGGACGGCCGCTTATGGAGGCCAAGCTACGGAAGAGTCGAGCCGCTAAGCGGGCCGATAGTCTTTAAGAACGTCAGCAAGGTCTTTGAGAGCGAGCTTGACGTTAAGGGACTGCCCGAAGAAATTCAGGAGCTTTTAAAGGCCTTCGGCGTCAGGCACCGCGTAATTCAAAGGCCCGTTTTGAGAAACCTGGACTTTGAACTCAAGCCCGGCGAGCTTGTGGCCATAGTCGGGGCGAGCGGAGCAGGAAAAACCACCCTGCTGAGGCTCATCCTCGGCGCGGCGAGGGGATACTGGGAGGAAAAATACAGGCCGACAGTTGGAGAGATAGGGGTGCCCGACAACGTCAAGGTCTCCGTGCTGATTCCAGGTGAGTTCGAGCCAGAATTTGGCTCAGAGAGCATATTGGAGCACGTTTACAGGAAAATCAGAGATTTAAATGCGGCCGTCGAAATTCTCAACCGGGCCGGACTGAGCGATGCAGTGCTTTACAGGGCCCGCTTTGGTGAGCTCTCGACCGGCCAGAAGGAGAGGGCAAAGATAGCGTCGCTCTTAGCCGAGAAGCCCAACCTGCTGTTAATAGACGAGTTCGCGGCCCATCTCGACACGCTCACGGCTATGCGCGTGGCCAAGAAGGTGGCCGAGATAATCCGCGAGGCTGGCATTACAGCGCTGATAATCACCCACAGACCGGAGGTTCTCAAGGCCCTTGACCCAGATAAAGTCCTCTTCGTGGGCTACGGAACAGCCAGGATAGAGGAAAAGACTAAAGAAGGACGCACATGA
- the mrtA gene encoding CPBP family archaeomyxosortase MrtA → MRLKRNAWLLYAVSLAFIPLAWHRGDNVFEWAAYDLFFYVVLPLAAAYFLGFKPRELGFQFGKKEGYKWFAVLFLLSIPISLYGTTVPSMKSYYPVFSYSGWVDFLIKELAVGAVMFAHEAFYRGVLLFPLARKNEWLAILAQDIPYTLVHIGKPGIEVPYAFFAGIIFAKMDLKGGSFLPSFFLHWLGSALFDVMCVLL, encoded by the coding sequence ATGAGACTCAAGCGGAACGCCTGGCTTCTCTACGCAGTCTCGCTTGCGTTCATTCCCTTAGCCTGGCACAGGGGAGATAACGTTTTCGAATGGGCGGCCTACGACTTGTTCTTTTACGTCGTTCTGCCTTTAGCTGCCGCGTACTTCCTCGGGTTCAAACCCCGAGAGCTCGGCTTCCAATTTGGGAAAAAAGAAGGTTACAAGTGGTTCGCGGTTCTTTTTCTCCTTTCAATCCCCATAAGCCTCTACGGGACGACGGTTCCCTCGATGAAGAGCTACTATCCCGTCTTTTCCTATTCGGGCTGGGTGGATTTCCTCATCAAGGAGCTGGCGGTTGGAGCTGTAATGTTCGCCCACGAGGCATTCTATCGCGGAGTTCTGCTCTTCCCACTGGCGAGGAAGAACGAGTGGCTTGCGATTCTGGCCCAGGACATTCCTTACACTCTCGTCCACATTGGAAAGCCCGGCATTGAAGTCCCCTACGCCTTCTTCGCAGGGATAATATTCGCAAAAATGGATTTGAAGGGCGGGAGCTTTCTCCCGAGCTTCTTCCTTCACTGGCTTGGCTCGGCCCTCTTCGACGTCATGTGCGTCCTTCTTTAG
- a CDS encoding peptidylprolyl isomerase: MVKVQKGDVIRLHYTGKVKETGEIFDTTYEEVAKEAGIYSEKGIYGPVPIAIGAGHVLKGLDEQLEGLEVGKKYEIILPPEKGFGRRDPKLIKTFTLGQFRRQGLYPFPGLEVEIETESGRKLKGRVISVSSGRVRVDFNHPFAGKHLVYEVEVVEKIEDPIEKVKALIELRLPMVEADKVIIEVGEKDVKVDFSNVEIDKNTLVLGEILLESDLKFIGYEQVEFKPNVEELLKPPGEEVIELEEEVSEPLIEKAEEEKPAEETTEAEEVKAEESEEKKEETPEAEEEVREEPETTEEEQAEKKPKKSTKKSKTTRKRSTSTRKRKTTKKKTEESVEGTDEKKEEVSE; the protein is encoded by the coding sequence ATGGTCAAGGTTCAGAAGGGAGACGTCATAAGGCTCCACTACACCGGGAAGGTTAAGGAGACCGGAGAGATATTCGACACTACCTACGAGGAGGTCGCCAAGGAGGCAGGAATCTACTCCGAGAAGGGTATCTACGGCCCGGTTCCGATAGCCATCGGCGCCGGTCACGTTCTCAAGGGTCTTGACGAGCAGCTCGAAGGGCTTGAAGTCGGGAAGAAGTACGAGATAATCCTCCCGCCCGAGAAGGGCTTCGGCAGGCGCGACCCCAAGCTCATAAAGACCTTCACCCTCGGTCAGTTCAGGAGGCAGGGTCTCTACCCGTTCCCCGGTTTGGAGGTTGAGATTGAGACCGAGAGCGGCAGGAAGCTCAAGGGTAGGGTCATAAGTGTCTCGAGCGGCCGTGTCAGGGTTGACTTCAACCATCCGTTCGCCGGCAAGCACCTCGTCTACGAGGTCGAGGTTGTCGAGAAGATCGAAGACCCAATCGAGAAGGTTAAGGCCCTCATTGAGCTTAGGCTCCCAATGGTTGAGGCCGATAAGGTCATCATCGAAGTTGGCGAGAAGGACGTTAAGGTCGACTTCAGCAACGTTGAGATAGACAAGAACACCCTCGTTCTTGGCGAGATACTCCTCGAGAGCGACCTCAAGTTCATAGGCTACGAGCAGGTCGAGTTCAAGCCTAACGTTGAGGAGCTCCTCAAACCGCCCGGGGAGGAGGTTATCGAGCTCGAGGAAGAGGTCAGCGAGCCGCTCATCGAGAAGGCCGAGGAGGAGAAGCCTGCTGAAGAGACCACCGAAGCTGAGGAAGTGAAGGCCGAGGAAAGCGAGGAGAAGAAGGAAGAGACTCCCGAGGCTGAGGAGGAGGTCAGGGAGGAGCCAGAGACCACAGAAGAAGAGCAGGCCGAGAAGAAGCCAAAGAAGAGCACCAAGAAGTCCAAGACCACGAGGAAGAGGAGCACCTCGACCAGGAAGAGGAAGACCACCAAGAAGAAGACCGAGGAATCGGTTGAGGGTACCGATGAGAAGAAAGAAGAGGTCTCCGAGTGA
- the cysS gene encoding cysteine--tRNA ligase — MAIRVYNTLTKQKEEFKPLREGEVRMYVCGPTVYDYTHLGHARTYVAFDVIRRYLEHKGYTVLMVMNFTDIDDKIIKRANETGEDPKELAEKFLRYFLEDMKALKVKPADIYPRVTEHIQDIIDFVKKLQEKGYAYEGSDGVYFEVRKFKDYGKLSGIKLEELVKGARVEPGEGKKNPEDFALWKKAKPGEPKWDSPWGEGRPGWHIECSTMSTKYLGESFDIHGGGNDLIFPHHENEIAQSEACTGHEWVKYWLHTGFVMVSGEKMSKSLGNFVTIRELLEKYSPEVIRFFVLQKHYRSPLDYTEEGIQHAKNNLERLYNTLENIRIALERAEISFRWGSEEFELYETIREARKKFYNAMDDDFNTAEAMKPIFEVSNAVNRYLTKVENPKESVLRKAMEFFRMVSEIFGIFEDYFKEEKAGNEEALIELLIEVRAELRKQRNFALADKIRDELKALGIQLEDTPQGTIWKRINV, encoded by the coding sequence ATGGCCATTAGAGTGTACAACACCCTGACGAAGCAGAAGGAGGAGTTCAAGCCCCTGAGGGAAGGGGAGGTCAGGATGTACGTCTGCGGTCCAACGGTTTACGATTATACTCATCTGGGCCACGCAAGGACGTACGTGGCTTTTGACGTCATTAGACGCTATCTCGAGCACAAGGGCTACACGGTTCTGATGGTCATGAACTTCACAGACATAGATGACAAGATAATCAAGCGCGCCAACGAGACCGGCGAAGACCCGAAGGAGCTCGCCGAGAAGTTCCTGCGCTACTTCCTTGAGGATATGAAAGCTCTAAAGGTTAAGCCGGCCGACATCTATCCGCGCGTTACGGAGCACATTCAGGACATTATAGACTTCGTGAAGAAGCTCCAGGAAAAGGGCTACGCCTACGAGGGGAGCGATGGGGTCTACTTCGAGGTCAGGAAGTTCAAGGACTATGGTAAGCTGAGCGGAATAAAGCTTGAAGAGCTGGTTAAGGGAGCAAGGGTCGAGCCCGGCGAAGGTAAGAAGAACCCCGAGGACTTCGCCCTCTGGAAGAAGGCCAAGCCCGGAGAGCCTAAGTGGGACAGCCCATGGGGCGAGGGAAGGCCAGGCTGGCACATCGAGTGCTCCACGATGAGCACGAAGTACCTCGGTGAGAGCTTCGACATCCACGGGGGCGGAAACGACCTTATCTTCCCGCACCACGAGAATGAAATCGCCCAGAGCGAGGCCTGCACAGGTCATGAGTGGGTCAAGTACTGGCTGCACACGGGCTTCGTTATGGTCAGCGGCGAAAAGATGAGCAAGAGCCTGGGCAACTTTGTAACGATTAGGGAGCTCCTCGAGAAGTACTCGCCCGAGGTCATCCGCTTCTTCGTCCTCCAGAAGCACTACCGCTCGCCACTGGACTACACAGAGGAGGGCATCCAGCATGCCAAGAACAACCTTGAGAGGCTCTACAACACGCTGGAGAACATTAGGATTGCCCTAGAGAGGGCGGAGATTTCCTTCAGGTGGGGCAGCGAAGAGTTCGAGCTCTACGAGACCATCAGGGAAGCGAGGAAGAAGTTCTACAATGCGATGGACGATGACTTTAACACGGCCGAAGCCATGAAACCAATCTTTGAAGTCTCAAATGCCGTGAACAGATACCTCACCAAAGTGGAGAATCCGAAGGAGAGCGTCCTCAGGAAGGCCATGGAGTTCTTCAGGATGGTAAGCGAGATATTCGGCATTTTTGAAGACTACTTCAAGGAGGAGAAGGCAGGGAACGAGGAGGCACTGATAGAACTCCTCATAGAGGTCAGGGCCGAACTTAGAAAACAGCGCAACTTTGCTTTAGCCGATAAAATCAGAGACGAGCTTAAAGCGCTGGGCATACAGCTCGAGGACACCCCCCAGGGGACGATTTGGAAGAGGATTAACGTTTGA
- a CDS encoding phosphoribosyltransferase: MKKFPAYLASWDDIEKWAKEGAWKVLEEEWRPDVIVGLARGGWIAARLYCDYLGVKDLVSLKVEHWGVTATPDGKARLKYGSNYDMSGKKVLIVDDISDTGESLTLAKNYVESQKPAEVRVATLLTIKGSRFNPDYYGEEIDWAWIVFPWNFVEDMINLVNNLFEEKEALTTDEIVELFRELHGIDVPKGKLEEALRMAERRKVFKFREGAWRKA; encoded by the coding sequence ATGAAGAAGTTTCCGGCTTATCTTGCTTCTTGGGACGATATAGAGAAGTGGGCGAAGGAAGGCGCATGGAAGGTTCTCGAAGAGGAGTGGAGGCCGGACGTTATAGTCGGCCTCGCGAGAGGCGGCTGGATTGCCGCTCGTTTGTACTGCGACTACCTCGGCGTCAAGGACCTCGTCAGCCTCAAGGTGGAGCACTGGGGGGTTACGGCCACTCCGGATGGCAAGGCCAGGCTCAAGTACGGCAGCAACTACGACATGAGCGGAAAGAAGGTTCTCATCGTGGACGATATCAGCGACACCGGTGAGAGCCTGACGCTGGCCAAGAACTACGTGGAGAGCCAGAAACCAGCGGAGGTCAGGGTCGCCACGCTCCTCACCATAAAGGGCTCCCGCTTCAACCCAGACTACTATGGAGAAGAAATCGATTGGGCCTGGATAGTCTTCCCCTGGAACTTCGTGGAGGACATGATAAACCTCGTTAACAACCTCTTCGAGGAGAAGGAAGCGCTGACCACCGACGAAATCGTCGAGCTCTTCAGGGAGCTCCACGGCATTGACGTCCCGAAGGGCAAGCTCGAAGAGGCACTCCGCATGGCTGAGCGCAGGAAGGTTTTTAAGTTCCGCGAGGGAGCCTGGCGCAAAGCCTGA
- a CDS encoding metal ABC transporter solute-binding protein, Zn/Mn family: MKARAILMAFLLLSAFIPFTSAAEEKPLVVTSIAPLAAIIQDAFGDSVRVEYIIPLGADPHEYQLTASQIELLQRADVIVTTGGHLPVEKKIAELKAEGTITGEALFIDDYKANGFRYLKEHWYNEKDNPHGIWLDPYNALAIAQATEKALEKADPHNAELYRKGFEGFNERVTTIVESYRAIVTENLTAVIQMPSNQYAIEWLGITAVASIKPEEEVPALGVDELVGKAAEADLIVYGHESPEQLTDAAKELASKSGKPLAGITVFWKDRPYTEVLIENSAAVVKALEETPQEDVPATKTDITQYVFISLIVGLVLGTALGVILKK, encoded by the coding sequence ATGAAGGCGAGAGCGATACTGATGGCCTTCCTTCTGCTCAGCGCGTTCATTCCATTCACGAGTGCAGCCGAGGAAAAGCCCCTTGTGGTGACGAGCATAGCGCCGCTGGCGGCGATAATTCAGGACGCCTTTGGCGATTCCGTGAGGGTGGAGTACATAATCCCCCTCGGGGCAGACCCGCACGAGTACCAACTGACAGCTAGTCAGATAGAACTCCTCCAGAGGGCGGACGTAATCGTGACAACCGGCGGTCATTTGCCAGTTGAGAAAAAGATAGCCGAGCTGAAGGCCGAAGGGACAATAACCGGCGAGGCTCTCTTCATAGACGATTACAAGGCCAATGGCTTTCGCTATCTAAAAGAGCATTGGTACAACGAGAAGGACAACCCCCATGGGATATGGCTTGACCCCTACAATGCCCTAGCGATTGCCCAGGCGACAGAAAAAGCCCTGGAAAAAGCCGATCCCCACAACGCCGAGCTTTACAGGAAGGGCTTTGAAGGCTTCAATGAGAGAGTCACAACCATCGTAGAATCCTACAGGGCCATCGTGACGGAAAACCTCACCGCAGTCATCCAGATGCCCTCCAACCAGTACGCCATAGAGTGGCTTGGAATAACGGCGGTAGCCTCGATAAAGCCGGAGGAGGAAGTTCCAGCCTTGGGTGTCGATGAGCTAGTTGGGAAGGCCGCCGAGGCAGACCTAATCGTCTACGGCCACGAGAGCCCGGAGCAGTTAACAGACGCAGCCAAGGAGTTGGCCTCGAAGAGCGGAAAGCCTCTGGCAGGGATAACCGTCTTCTGGAAGGACAGGCCCTATACGGAGGTGCTCATAGAGAACAGCGCCGCCGTCGTGAAGGCCCTCGAAGAGACACCCCAAGAAGACGTTCCAGCAACTAAGACGGACATTACCCAGTACGTTTTCATCTCCCTCATCGTCGGACTCGTCCTCGGAACGGCCCTGGGGGTCATCCTTAAGAAGTAG
- a CDS encoding ABC transporter permease: MSLESSIIPILVTSLMAMVPIVLTSVGAVVSERAGIVNIGYEGIIMISAFFGSIIAEASGNWVVGLLGGMFVGALLGMLHGVITVYLKGDHIIPGIGINLLAMGLVPFGIMAYWGTAGQHQVAVRVPHWNTPYGDLSPMIIVTLLITFATYWVLFKTPLGLRIRAMGENPEAADAIGLSVEKYRFWAAVYGSALAGLAGVYISIDWVGAVTKNVAAGRGFIALANMVFSGWNPLVALLGGFLFGFFDTVAIWVQSSQVVPWQFVQMLPYVMTLIIVAGVIGKVRPPKWDGRPYKRE; the protein is encoded by the coding sequence ATGAGCCTTGAGTCATCAATAATCCCCATCCTTGTAACCTCGCTCATGGCCATGGTGCCCATAGTCCTCACGAGCGTAGGTGCCGTCGTCAGCGAGCGCGCTGGAATAGTCAACATCGGCTACGAAGGAATCATTATGATAAGCGCCTTTTTCGGCTCGATAATAGCGGAGGCAAGCGGGAACTGGGTCGTCGGCCTTCTTGGGGGAATGTTCGTTGGGGCCCTCCTTGGAATGCTCCATGGCGTCATCACGGTTTACCTAAAGGGCGACCACATCATCCCAGGTATAGGCATAAACCTCCTCGCCATGGGTCTGGTGCCCTTCGGTATAATGGCCTACTGGGGAACGGCCGGACAGCACCAGGTAGCCGTTAGGGTGCCACACTGGAACACCCCCTACGGCGACTTGAGCCCGATGATAATAGTGACCCTCCTCATAACCTTCGCCACCTACTGGGTGCTCTTCAAGACGCCGCTCGGATTGAGGATAAGGGCTATGGGTGAAAACCCAGAGGCGGCAGACGCAATAGGCCTGAGCGTCGAGAAATACCGCTTCTGGGCCGCCGTTTACGGAAGCGCTCTAGCTGGACTGGCCGGCGTTTACATCAGCATAGACTGGGTGGGAGCGGTTACGAAGAACGTGGCCGCAGGTAGGGGTTTCATTGCCCTCGCCAATATGGTCTTCAGCGGATGGAACCCACTAGTGGCGCTCCTCGGAGGATTCCTCTTCGGATTCTTTGACACGGTAGCCATATGGGTCCAGTCGAGCCAAGTGGTTCCGTGGCAGTTCGTCCAGATGCTGCCCTATGTGATGACTCTGATAATAGTTGCAGGAGTCATCGGAAAGGTCAGGCCGCCGAAGTGGGACGGCAGGCCCTACAAGAGGGAGTGA
- a CDS encoding ABC transporter permease — protein sequence MNETIKGFLRPLAESLLAVFIGFFIGAIILAAFGYSPYEAYYWLFKGSLGSISGIASTLSYATPIMLTALTFAISARTGIFNIGAEGSVYFGAIAAIIFTNIYGNVFFGLLMGMLVGALWGLPAAFLKVYRGVHEVISTIMLNWIAWYGVLYLVTGPYANPSDPNKTILVPESARLPLIGESNLSIGIILAIIASIIAYYILWHTELGFGMRASGMNPKGAEYGGINPKKAIIWSFVIGGFASGLAGAVEIMGRPPTYAISQGMANIYGYGFDGIGVALVGRNHPLGIIFAAIFFGMLRAGTTMMQIGARVPLEIVYVIQGIIVIAVAIPGLLDIFKMVGRGKK from the coding sequence GTGAATGAAACTATAAAGGGCTTTCTGAGACCCCTTGCGGAAAGCCTCCTCGCGGTGTTCATCGGATTCTTCATAGGCGCGATAATCCTAGCTGCCTTCGGTTACAGCCCCTACGAAGCATACTACTGGCTATTCAAAGGTTCGCTCGGCTCCATATCAGGAATAGCATCAACCCTTAGCTATGCCACCCCAATAATGCTCACCGCCCTGACCTTCGCCATAAGCGCCAGGACGGGAATCTTCAACATCGGTGCAGAGGGTTCGGTCTACTTCGGTGCGATAGCGGCGATAATCTTCACCAACATCTACGGCAACGTCTTCTTCGGGCTCCTCATGGGCATGCTCGTTGGAGCGCTCTGGGGATTGCCAGCAGCGTTCCTCAAGGTCTACAGGGGAGTGCATGAGGTCATCTCGACCATCATGCTCAACTGGATTGCCTGGTACGGTGTGCTGTACCTCGTTACGGGCCCATACGCCAACCCCAGCGACCCCAACAAGACCATTCTCGTCCCTGAAAGCGCGAGGCTCCCGCTCATCGGAGAGTCAAACCTCTCAATAGGCATAATACTTGCCATCATCGCTTCCATCATCGCCTACTACATCCTCTGGCACACGGAGCTGGGTTTCGGCATGAGGGCCAGCGGTATGAACCCGAAGGGAGCTGAGTACGGCGGTATAAATCCGAAGAAGGCCATCATCTGGTCATTCGTCATAGGTGGATTTGCGAGCGGCCTCGCTGGGGCTGTTGAGATCATGGGAAGGCCTCCAACTTATGCCATAAGCCAGGGAATGGCCAACATCTACGGCTATGGTTTCGATGGAATAGGCGTCGCCCTCGTCGGCAGGAACCACCCACTAGGCATTATCTTTGCGGCGATATTCTTCGGCATGCTCCGCGCTGGAACGACCATGATGCAGATAGGAGCAAGGGTTCCCCTCGAGATAGTCTACGTCATCCAGGGTATAATTGTCATAGCCGTGGCCATACCGGGCCTGCTTGACATATTCAAAATGGTGGGGAGGGGGAAGAAATGA
- a CDS encoding ABC transporter ATP-binding protein: MEEVPLIQMKNIVKVYSDGTKALKGVDFSVKKGEIHGLLGENGAGKTTLMKILSGMIKPTEGKIYINGEEVHFKSPADALEKGIGIVHQHFTLVEVFNALENIILGMEGHSLFSKIDVEKATEKLQKLMDELNFQVPLDVPVEKLPVGVQQRIEILKMLFRDVDILILDEPTAVLTPIEVKELFRVLNLLKSQGKTIIFISHKLKEVIEITDRVTVLRKGELIGTIDTKDATPQILAKMMVGREVVLRVEKPPKEPGAPILRVENLWVKGDRGEDAVKGLSFEVRAGEIFGIAGVEGNGQTELIEAITGLRKIEKGKVILNGKDITGRSPRELYDLGLAHIPEDRINMGLIVDMSVAENTILGLQWRKEFKGPFDRIRWGAVREHAKRLVEQFDIVVPGISAPAKSLSGGNQQKLIVAREVSKEPVLIVASQPTRGVDVASTEYIRNYLVKLRNENKAVLLVSADLDEVTQLSDRMAVIYEGEFMGIVKPEEVTEEEIGMMMGGIKRE, translated from the coding sequence ATGGAAGAAGTGCCTCTGATCCAGATGAAAAACATTGTGAAGGTGTACTCCGACGGTACGAAAGCTCTTAAGGGCGTTGACTTTTCCGTCAAAAAAGGCGAGATTCATGGTCTGTTGGGTGAGAATGGAGCTGGAAAAACGACCCTAATGAAAATCCTCTCCGGAATGATAAAGCCCACAGAGGGTAAAATCTACATAAACGGTGAGGAGGTTCACTTCAAGAGTCCCGCCGATGCCCTCGAGAAGGGTATCGGTATAGTCCATCAACACTTCACTCTCGTTGAGGTGTTTAATGCCCTCGAGAACATAATCCTGGGAATGGAGGGCCACAGTCTGTTCTCAAAGATAGACGTGGAGAAGGCCACCGAGAAGCTCCAGAAGCTCATGGACGAACTGAACTTTCAGGTCCCGCTCGATGTCCCCGTTGAGAAGCTTCCCGTTGGCGTTCAGCAGAGGATTGAAATTCTCAAGATGCTCTTCCGCGACGTCGATATACTCATCCTCGATGAGCCGACGGCTGTTCTAACGCCGATAGAGGTCAAAGAGCTGTTCAGGGTTCTCAACCTGCTGAAGAGCCAGGGCAAGACGATAATCTTCATCAGCCACAAGCTCAAGGAGGTCATCGAGATAACTGACCGCGTTACCGTCCTCAGGAAGGGCGAGCTCATAGGAACCATAGACACCAAGGACGCAACGCCCCAGATACTCGCCAAGATGATGGTTGGAAGGGAGGTCGTTCTCAGGGTGGAGAAGCCCCCCAAAGAGCCGGGAGCGCCTATTCTTAGGGTTGAGAACCTCTGGGTTAAGGGCGACAGAGGTGAGGACGCCGTCAAGGGTCTCTCCTTCGAGGTTCGCGCCGGCGAAATATTCGGTATAGCCGGTGTTGAGGGCAACGGCCAGACCGAACTTATCGAGGCAATAACCGGATTAAGAAAGATAGAGAAGGGTAAGGTAATTCTAAACGGCAAGGACATAACCGGAAGATCGCCAAGAGAACTGTATGACTTGGGACTGGCCCACATCCCCGAGGATAGAATAAACATGGGCCTCATCGTGGATATGAGCGTTGCCGAAAATACCATCCTTGGCCTCCAGTGGAGAAAGGAGTTCAAGGGGCCGTTCGACAGAATTAGGTGGGGTGCCGTCAGGGAGCACGCGAAAAGACTTGTGGAGCAGTTCGACATCGTCGTTCCGGGCATAAGTGCCCCTGCGAAGAGCCTCAGCGGTGGAAACCAGCAGAAGCTCATAGTTGCGAGGGAGGTCAGCAAGGAGCCCGTTCTTATAGTCGCCTCCCAGCCGACGAGGGGTGTCGATGTGGCCTCCACCGAATACATCAGGAACTACCTTGTCAAGCTTAGGAACGAGAACAAGGCCGTCCTGCTCGTTTCGGCCGACCTCGATGAGGTGACCCAGCTGAGCGACAGGATGGCGGTCATATACGAGGGAGAGTTCATGGGCATCGTGAAGCCTGAAGAAGTCACCGAGGAAGAGATAGGAATGATGATGGGAGGGATAAAGCGTGAATGA